AGACCCAGAGTTTGAAACTTTCTACACCAAGAATATTCTGCTCAATGAGGGTATCCGTGCTTGGATGGCTCCTGCTGACCAACCTCACGAGACTTTTGTCTTCCCTGAAGAAGTTCTTCCTCGTGGTAACGCTCTGTAAAATTTAGCTATTTGAGTACAGGCTAAATACTTAGATTGCTACTATACCCCTACCAATGGCAGGGGTATTTTTCTGCCTTGATCTGGAAGATTGGCTAGTTGGGTAACACCAATTATGAAAAAAAAATCACGGCGACACATCTTTGATGTAGAGACGTACGACGACCTACATAGTGAAGAGTATGTAGTCAAGCATTCATACTAAATGGTATAAATTTTAATCTGAAAAAAAAATAAATTTAATTCTGGCAAAGCTCAAAATAGCCATCCATTATTTTTTTTTGTGCTATTGTATGTATATGTGAAAAAAATCACATCTTTGTATAGACAAAAGACCGCTTAGGCAACAAGGAGGTGATGCCCATGCAAGATAGTAGTATATGCAAGGGTCTCACGATTGGAGTTAGCCGGCTGTGCGCCGGGGCTATTCTCTAGCAGTTAGCTTTAACCTATTTATAGGTTAGTAGTTGATACGGTGAGGCTGGCTCGGAGTTTTCCCGGCAGCCTGGTTCCAATCGCAAGACCCACTACACCGCCCTCAGTTGAAAAGAATCTAATTTACGAGATTCTTGCAACAGGGGGCGGATAGCTTTTTGGGAAGATTCACTCCTCACCAATCCCCAAAGCTTAAATATTTGATCGGGTCAAATATCTGTAAGTTATAAACTGATTAGCGATCGCTCACAATCAGCCTTAAAAAAACTGCAACTAGCTAAAAGAATAGAGGCTTTACGGGCATATCTCAAAAAACTGTTGTTAATTTATGCTCAAAGGATGAGGACAACCTATATTTAAAAAGTTATAACATTCATTTAGAAAGTAGATATGGCGTCGTATAGACGCTAATACCATAACGAGTTCAAGGAAGGTTTAGATAAGCTTTTAAAATTTAACCGGAAAATTGTTTTCTTATACTGAATGATCTGAATATCTCTAAATGCTCTACAGCAATGGAACTCTAAACGATCATTCCAAATCAGCACATAGTGCATGAGAGACATTTTTACCGTAAACATAGACGGTGAAAGTTTTTTGGGAAAATCCTATCTTGCATAGTGAAGTAACTCATATGTTAAGATAAGTTATCAAACCGAGCCACCAATCTAATTTAGGGATTGGGAGTTCAAAACTGACAATCAAGATGTCATTTCTTTCTAATTTAGGTGTGAGGAAAAGAGGGAAGATGTCTAAAATTCTGTGGAAATCTCTGTTAATTAGCCCAGCGATTTTGAGTGCCGCGTTGATGTCATCTCGTGGTGCTGTAGCGATCGAAACTCAAGGCGTTAAGGATATTAACCAAGCGCAAACAGTCGCTGTTAATGCTGAAGTTGCTGCAACCAAGCCAACAACAGCATCAACAAGTGCACAAGCACTTCAGGAGCCAACTGCTGCTAGCTTAAATACAACTCAACAAGTTGCTCTTAAAATTAGCGAACCTACTTCAGCAGTAGCAACTGAAGTACCTAGCAAACTGAATGTAGAAACCTCAATAGCCCAAGCAGCCCCAGGGAATGGTACAGCAACCAGCCCTGCTGACAGCAATTTATTAA
Above is a genomic segment from Oculatellaceae cyanobacterium containing:
- a CDS encoding photosystem II protein D2; this translates as DPEFETFYTKNILLNEGIRAWMAPADQPHETFVFPEEVLPRGNAL